A DNA window from Solanum lycopersicum chromosome 3, SLM_r2.1 contains the following coding sequences:
- the LOC138347535 gene encoding uncharacterized protein, protein MTVQEYVPKFNQLSRYAPHMVADSKAQMNKLLYGVLDLVKTECRNAMLLGDMYISRLMTHAQQVEGDKLREKAKENKKVSTGNYDYSHRKLGGGNCSQNQHNFSALALSSASVPSFKNRYDQRVRAPGSKSQGSVSSNKTYPTCSKCGKNHLGECLTGKEGCFGCGQSGQKMGDYPSRQGQAGGNGRAQYTTSSTPISRPTHQGNSSGIGGGQH, encoded by the coding sequence ATGACTGTACAAGAGTATGTGCccaagtttaaccaactctccaggtatgctcctcacatggttgctgactccaaggctcagatgaataagttaTTGTATGGAGTGTTAGATTTGGTGAAAACTGAGTGCAGAAATGCTATGTTACTGGGAGATATGTacatctctaggcttatgactcacgctcagcaggttgagggtgataagcttagggaaaaggccaaggagaataagaaggtTAGTactgggaactatgactattctcatcGGAAATTGGGTGGTGGAAATTGCTCGCAGAATCAGCATAATTTTTCAGCTCTAGCCCTTTCgtcagctagtgttccatccttcAAGAACAGGTATGACCAGAGGGTTAGAGCGCCAGGATCTAAGTCTCAGGGAAGTGTTTCAAGTaacaagacttaccccacttgctctaagtgtggtaagaaccatctgGGCGAGTGTCTCACAGGAAAAGAAGGATGCTTTGGGTGCGGTCAGTCTGGTCAGAAGATGGGGGATTATCCTTCTAGACAGGGTCAAGCAGGTGGTAATGGTAGAGCTCAATATACAACTTCATCAACACCAATAAGTCGCCCGACTCATcagggtaactcatctggtaTAGGTGGTGGTCAGCACTAA